A window of Esox lucius isolate fEsoLuc1 chromosome 18, fEsoLuc1.pri, whole genome shotgun sequence contains these coding sequences:
- the si:dkey-85n7.8 gene encoding cytochrome c oxidase subunit 8B, mitochondrial, which yields MVMVLRGVPQALFLVRAKMILQERRSSIYSKPPKTKIGPGQSFFIMSVFAVALLAPAGWIMHHLPEYRQRPRPSSRPS from the exons ATGGTCATGGTCCTGAGGGGGGTCCCCCAGGCATTGTTTCTGGTTCGCGCTAAGATGATCCTGCAGGAGAGGCGGTCCAGCATCTATAGCAAGCCGCCCAAGACCAAGATTGGACCTGGG CAAAGCTTCTTTATCATGTCCGTCTTTGCTGTCGCCTTGCTTGCTCCGGCCGGCTGGATCATGCACCATCTTCCAGAGTACCGCCAAAGACCACGCCCTTCATCAAGACCATCATAA